Proteins encoded by one window of Sandaracinaceae bacterium:
- a CDS encoding HAD family hydrolase, which produces MRYPDLIFDLDDTLIDSFAPYVAAHQRVAEELRMRVPSRDELVVYLDTWERTLERMWPDTDLDPFMTRYAELTHEYEYPPIAGVLDSLGQLRERGHRLWIVTKRSRRLLALRMQQAGLAAEHFHGIFTFEDQPVTKPDPRCFEPVWQAGARPEQSLYVGDRVDDQLAASSAGVVFVAVATGPEGAVAWERIVPASHRLESAAELPAWLAEHG; this is translated from the coding sequence ATGCGCTACCCAGACCTCATCTTCGATCTGGACGACACGCTGATCGACTCCTTCGCACCCTACGTGGCGGCCCACCAGCGCGTGGCGGAGGAGCTTCGCATGCGCGTGCCCTCACGCGACGAGCTGGTGGTGTACCTGGACACGTGGGAGCGCACGCTCGAGCGCATGTGGCCCGACACGGACCTCGACCCGTTCATGACTCGCTACGCGGAGCTCACGCACGAGTACGAGTACCCGCCCATCGCGGGGGTGCTGGATTCGCTCGGGCAGCTGCGCGAGCGCGGACACCGCCTGTGGATCGTCACCAAGCGCTCACGCCGGCTGCTCGCGCTGCGCATGCAGCAGGCGGGGCTCGCCGCCGAGCACTTTCACGGCATCTTCACCTTCGAGGACCAGCCCGTGACCAAGCCCGACCCGCGCTGCTTCGAGCCGGTCTGGCAGGCCGGCGCGCGCCCCGAGCAGAGCCTCTACGTGGGCGACCGGGTGGACGACCAGCTCGCCGCCTCCTCGGCTGGGGTGGTGTTCGTGGCCGTGGCTACCGGACCCGAGGGAGCCGTCGCGTGGGAGCGCATCGTGCCCGCGAGCCATCGCCTCGAGAGCGCGGCCGAGCTGCCCGCGTGGTTGGCCGAGCACGGCTGA